The nucleotide window TCCAGTCGGGGTGATTGGCTTGCCACCAAGATAGGGGTTGGCCGAGATTGCCGAACAAAGTGAGCGCGGCATCCGTGCCGATGATCTGATACATGCTGATCGCGAGGGTGGGATTGTTCGTGCGCCACGCCTGCACGAGCTCCGGCGAATTCGAACCCCAAATAGCCGAATAGAGAGGACCGTCGGCCGCCGCCTGCTCGGGCGAGATTCCATATTTGTTCTTGTGATTGTCGAAGACTTGCATCGTGAACAGGCCGTTCCACGTGCTTGGGAGATACTTGCTCGGCCGCGGAGGCGTTTGCGTTGGCACAGGTGCGCCCGCGAGCGGCGCCGGTGCGACTCCGCCGTCCGGCCGTTGCGCGCTTGCGCTAGGCAAACCCGGTGCGCCCGCACCGCCGCCGCATGCACCGACCGAAACGGCGATCAACGCGCAAAGGACCAATACGATAAAGGGACGTGTGGCGGCCATATCAATGTCTCCGAAACTGTGCGAGTTTTGTGATTTTGACGCATGCACCGCGCATCCTTGGTGCATCCGCCTTCATCGAATAGGTCTTTTAGAGATCTGGCAGCCGGATTATGAAAAATCATTGTGCCCGCTTGTCACTCTGGTCTCTGCGTGCTGACGCATTCCTCAGGTCGCTTATGCACGCTCAGGCCCACGTAGATGGGCTCCGGGAGGGCACCCTTGCCCGCGGCCTCTCCAAACGTCACCTCGGCGACCAATGTCGGTATGAGCCAGTGGACAGGGGAATTGGACGTGGGTGCGATCCGGAACGGACAACGTGCGAACTCGAGCGGCACAAGTTTTTCGTAGAGAGCGGCCACCGAGCCATTGTCATATCGCGGTTCCGCGTGGCCGGCATAGATCAGGTGGCCGCGATCGAAGACCCCGAGGACCAGCGACCCGATGAGACGCTGCCTTTCGCTCGGGTCGGTCCAACCGCAGATGACGAAGTCCCGGCTTCTTGCATCGGCCGCTGCAAGGGTGCCTCGCGCCACGCTCGGGCTTCCGGAAGACCCGGCATTGGTATTCAGATCATCGAGACCCATCGGGGTTGGTCGAATGGCCCGCAAGACGGTGCGCACATCGGCAAGGGTCGGTATCCACAAATCGACCGGCGATAGATCTGAGTTCTTGCAGAAGTACCAAGTCATCACGGCCGCGGAGTTGAGATACGTGAGCGTCGATGCAAGGGCGGCTCCGTTGATCTGAAAGCGAGGCACCAAGATGAGACACAAGGTCGTCTCAACAACGGCATTCATTATTGACATGTAGAGAAGAAAGATGGGACGGCCTAACTGGAAATTGAAAAATGTCGAAAGGATGCCGCTGCACGACATCGCCGCGATGCCAGGAAGTAGGATTCTAATCGCGTCGCCAGCTCGATGGAAACTTACGCCGAAAAGTACGTCGACGGCCAAGGGCGCGGCGATGAAGGCCACGGTGCTGACCACCACGATGATAGCAAAGCTGGCGCGATTGGATTTCGCGACCGTCCTGGCGGCGACGTCCCGTTCAGCCGCGGCGACCCGCTGGGTCGCCGCTTGGGCGACGGATCGCGATACTTTGAACAGCACCTCGCCTGCAGCGACGGCGACCGAGTAGACGCCGAAGCCGGCCGTTCCGAGCCACGTCAATATCGCGACCGAGTCGATCTTGTTGTTGATGAATCCGAAAATTCCGCCGGCGCTCGCGCGCAACCCGAAGCTGAGCAGCCCCCGCATGATGCTGCCTGTCGAATCGGTCTGCGTGCCGCGCGATTCGCGGTGCGTGCGCACGAGAATCGAGATCGCTATCGCCCAGACGCAGACCACCCATCCCCACATGGCCGGCACGGTGCCGAGTCGGAACACGTACAGCGTAATCACGGCAGCCGCGAAGGTGCCTGCGGCGAAATACAAGCTCTGGACGTTTAACGATTTGATCCAGCCGAGACCGAGAAAAATGGGCCCTTGCCAAGATAGCAGGATAAGCGCGGGCACGGCGGCGGCGAAGAGGAGCGGTGCCGGGTCGGGGCCCTTCAGCCAAACCCAGACGCCGATCGCGGCCCACTCGATGACCGAAAGCGCCGCCAACATAAGACTGAGCGGCTTTACGAGATCGGACAACTTCTTTTGTTGGCGGGTGAGCTCGTAGGTGATCGCCATCCCGAGATTGCCGGTCACGCCGGCGGCGGCGGCCTGCAGCAACTGCAGCGACGCGTATTCGCCCTTACCTGTCGGACCCAGCGCCTTCGCGATCGCGATGCCGGTAAGCACCGCGAAGCCGGATTGGCCGATGCTGAAGGCAAGCGTCCGGATGGAGTCTCTTCCGAGAGACGAGCGTTCGCGCATTATTCATGATGCTCGGTCGTTGCCGACCAAAGCTTGAGCCTCGTCTCAGCGATCGTACGAAACGTCGCTCACTCGGCCCGGCGGAACAGGACTTCAAAACCGGTCTTGAAGATCATCGACAAGTCCATGAACACCGACCAGTTCTCCACGTAGAACAGATCGTAGCTCAACTTCTCACCTTCATCTTCCGGCATGCACACGCGCTTCATGTGCACTTGCGACCAGCCCGTT belongs to Candidatus Eremiobacteraceae bacterium and includes:
- a CDS encoding polysaccharide biosynthesis C-terminal domain-containing protein, with protein sequence MRERSSLGRDSIRTLAFSIGQSGFAVLTGIAIAKALGPTGKGEYASLQLLQAAAAGVTGNLGMAITYELTRQQKKLSDLVKPLSLMLAALSVIEWAAIGVWVWLKGPDPAPLLFAAAVPALILLSWQGPIFLGLGWIKSLNVQSLYFAAGTFAAAVITLYVFRLGTVPAMWGWVVCVWAIAISILVRTHRESRGTQTDSTGSIMRGLLSFGLRASAGGIFGFINNKIDSVAILTWLGTAGFGVYSVAVAAGEVLFKVSRSVAQAATQRVAAAERDVAARTVAKSNRASFAIIVVVSTVAFIAAPLAVDVLFGVSFHRAGDAIRILLPGIAAMSCSGILSTFFNFQLGRPIFLLYMSIMNAVVETTLCLILVPRFQINGAALASTLTYLNSAAVMTWYFCKNSDLSPVDLWIPTLADVRTVLRAIRPTPMGLDDLNTNAGSSGSPSVARGTLAAADARSRDFVICGWTDPSERQRLIGSLVLGVFDRGHLIYAGHAEPRYDNGSVAALYEKLVPLEFARCPFRIAPTSNSPVHWLIPTLVAEVTFGEAAGKGALPEPIYVGLSVHKRPEECVSTQRPE